The genomic interval GCCCAACAGCGGCCACACACCGGGAGATGCTCCCTGCTACGAGGAATATCTCAACAACCCGCGGGCCTTGCCGCCGGCCGAGTGGCTGACGGAGATATGCGTTCCCCTGGCCGGCTGAACCCCGACAGGAGGATGGGTACCATCCGGCAGGTGCGATGCGGGCGGGCGCGGTGCTATGGTCGCCGCGCCCATTTTCCCCGTTGAGCGGTTCCCATGAGCATCGACGACCTGCGCGCCCAGTACGAAGCCTATCCCTATCCGGCGCGCAATCCGGCTGACGAGTCCAGGCGCCTGATCACCGGCTCGCCCAGCCACCTGGACGAGTTGGTGCAGCATGTCTTCGGCGGCCGGATCGACCATGGCAAGCCGTTGCGGGTGCTGGTGGCCGGCGGCGGCACGGGGGACGGCACCATCATGCTGGCGCAGCAGATGGCCGACGCCGGCAATCCCGGCCGCATCGCCTACATCGACCTGTCCGACGCCAGCCGCGCCGTTGCCGAGGCGCGGGCCAAGGCGCGCGGCCTGACCAACATCGACTTCCGCCGGGGATCGCTGCTGGAACTGGACGGACTCGTGTCGGAAGCCGGGCCGTTCGACTACATCGACTGCTGCGGCGTGCTGCACCATCTGGACGATCCGTCGGCCGGCCTGCGCTCGCTGGCCGGCGCGCTGGCGCCCGGCGGCGGTATCGGCATCATGGTCTACGCTCCTTACGGCCGCACCGGCGTCTACCCGATGCAGGAGGCGCTGCGCGGCATGACCGAGGGACTGCCGCCGGCGGAGAAGGTGGCGCTGGCCCGCCGGCTGATCCAGGCTCTGCCGCCGACCAACTGGCTGCTGAACAACCCGCATATCAGCGACCATCGGCTGGCCGACGCCAACCTGTACGACCTGCTGCTGCACAGCTGCGACCGCCCCTACAGCGTGCCGCAGTTGGCGGAGCTGGCGGAGAGCGCCGGGCTCGCCATCGCGACGCTGATCGACCCGCTGCGCTACGAGCCGTCGCTGTGGATCAAGGACGCCCGCATCCTGAAGCAACTGGCGGGGCTCGGCATGCTGGAGCGCGCCGCCTGGACGGAGCGCATCACCGGCGCCTTCACCAAGCACATCGCCTATCTGCTGCGCCCGGCCGATCTGGAGGCCGCCCGCATCATGCCGGACGGTCCCGACGTCGTTCCGGTCCTGCGTGACATTGACGGCAAGACCGTGGCGCAGGCGGTTCCCCCCGGCGGCAGCCTGGAATTCGACCTGATGGGCAGCGTGGTGGCGCTTCCCCTGCCCCGGCTGGCCGGCCCGATCCTGTCCAGGGTCGACGGCAGGACCAGCCTGGGCGCCCTGCATGCCGCCATCGAGCCGACCACGAAGGTGACGTGGGACCAGTTCCTCACCCAGTTCCGCCAGCTGTTCGACGCGCTGGGCGGCCTGGGCAAGATGCATCTGCGGCGGGGATAGGGCGGAAGCCCCACCCCCGGCCGACCCTTATCCCCGCAGGACCGGCACCGCGGAGTCGAGCGCCTTGGTCAGGCGGTCGAAGGTCTGGTGGATTTCCGCTTCGGAGATCACCAGCGGCGGGCAGAGCGCGATGGAATCGCCCATGGCGCGGACGATCAGGCCATTGTCCTGGGCCAGGCCGTTGACCAGGGCGCCGGCGCGGCCGGGCGGGTCGAAGGAGAGCTTGGTCGCCTTGTCGGCCACCAGTTCCAAGGCACCGATCAGGCCGACGCCGCGGGCCTCGCCGACCAGCGGATGCGCCGCCAGCGCCTTCAGCCGTGACTGGAAGGCCGGAGCGACCGAGCGGACATGGCCGACGATGTCGCGCTCCTCGTAGATGGTCAGCGTTTCCAGCGCCACCGCCGCCGCCACCGGATGGGCGGAATAGGTGTAGCCGTGGCCGAAGGTGCCGATCTTCCGGCTCTCCTCGACACAGGCCCGATAGATCGCATCGGTCACCATGACGGCGGAAATCGGCAGATAGCCGGACGACAGCTGCTTGGCGCAGGTCAGAATGTCCGGCTGCATGCCCATGGTCTGGCTGCCCCAGAAATTGCCGGTGCGGCCGAAGCCGCAGATCACCTCGTCGGCGACCAGCAGGATGTCGTATTTCTTCAACACCGGCTGGATCTTGGCGAAATAGGTCGCCGGCGGGACCACGACGCCGCCGGCGCCCATGACCGGCTCGGCGAACATGGCGGCGATGGTGTCCGGCCCCTCCGCCAGGATCAGCGCCTCCAGTTGTTCGGCCAGCCGGGTGGCGAAGGCCTCCTCGCTCTCGCCCTCAAGCCCGTTGCGGTACTGGTGCGGGCAGTCGCCATGCAGGATGCGGGCGATGGGCAGGTCGAAGTCGCGGTGGTTGTTGGGCAGCCCGGTCAGGCTGGCGGTCGCCACCGTGACGCCGTGATAGGCGCGCTGGCGCGACAGGATCTTCTTCTTCTCCGGCCGACCGAGCGCGTTGTTGTAGTACCAGATCAGCTTGATCGCGGTGTCGTTGGCCTCCGAGCCCGAATTGGCGAAGAAGACCTTCGACATCGGCACCGGCGCCAGACCGATGAGCTTTTCCGCCAGATCGATGCCGGGCTCGTGCGACTTGTGGCCGAAGATGTGATAGGTCGACAGCTGCCGCATCTGCCTGGTCGCCGCCTGGACAAGACGCTCCTCGCCCCAGCCGAGCGAGACGCACCACAGGCTGGCCATCCCCTCGATGTACTCCTTGCCGCCATCGTCGAAGACGCGGATGCCTTCGCCGCGCTCGATGATCATCGGCCCCTGCGTCTCGTGGGCGTGCAGGTTGGTGTAGGGATGGAGGACGAAGGCCTTGTCGCGGCTGGCCGCGGAATTGCCGGCGGTGCTGACGGGAGCGGTCATGGAAGGGGACTTCCTGTTCGGGCGTTCGGGTGCGGTGCCCCGCCATCCTCGAAGGATCGGCGGAAACTGTTCGATATGTTAAACAGTTCCGCCGATCATACGCACAGTTCAGCCACCCGACAAACCCGCATCGCGCTCATCGGTGCAATGCGGCAGGCACAGACGTCAGCCCCTGAGACATCACCCTTTGCGAACCAACCCGCCGACCGGTTGGCCGTCGATGGTCAGCGAGCCGCCTTCGGCACCGACCGCGACCGTCTGACCGTCCTTGATGCGGCCTTCCAGGATCAGGGTCGCCAGCGGGTTCTGCAACTCGCGCTGGATCACCCGCTTCAGCGGACGGGCGCCGTAGACCGGGTCGTAACCGGCCTCGGCCAGCCATTCTGTCGCCGCCTCGTCCACCGTCAGCGTGATCTCGCGGTCAGCGAGCATCCTGGTCAGGCGGCCGAGCTGGATCTTGACGATGCCGCCCATATGCCGGCGGTCGAGCCGGTGGAACAGCAGGATCTCGTCCAGGCGGTTCAGGAACTCCGGCCGGAAATGGGCGCGGACGGCCTCCATCACCTCGTCGCGCACGGCGGCGCTGTCCTCGCCCTCCGCCTGCTCGGCCAGCGCCTGCGAGCCGAGGTTGGAGGTCATGATGATGACGACGTTGCGGAAATCGACGGTGCGGCCCTGCCCGTCGGTCAGCCGGCCATCGTCCAGCACCTGGAGCAGCACGTTGAAGACGTCGGGGTGGGCCTTCTCCACCTCGTCGAACAGCACGACCTGATAGGGCCGGCGACGCACCGCCTCGGTCAGCGCCCCACCCTCCTCATAGCCGACATAGCCCGGAGGGGCGCCGATCATGCGGGCGACGGAGTGCTTTTCCATGTATTCCGACATGTCGAGCCGGACCATCGCCGTCTCGTCGTCGAACAGGAATTCGGCCAGCGCCTTGGTCAGCTCGGTCTTGCCGACGCCGGTCGGCCCAAGGAACAGGAAGGAACCGATGGGACGGTTCGGGTCCTGCAAGCCGGCCCGCGCCCGGCGCACGGCGTTGGACACCGCGACAATCGCCTCGTCCTGGCCGATCACCCGGCCGCGCAGCTTGTCCTCCATCGCCAGCAGCTTCTCGCGCTCGCCCGCCAGCATCTTGTCCACCGGCACGCCGGTCCAGCGGCTGACCACGGCGGCGATGTCGCCGTCGCGGACCTCCTCGTTCAGCATGCGGCTGCTGGCATGCTCCTCGGCATCCTTCAGGGCCTTCTCCAGGCCGGGAATGACGCCATAGGCCAGCTCGCCCGCCCGGCCCCAGTTGCCGTCACGTTGCGCCGTCTCCAGTTCGGTGCGGGCCTTCTCCAGATCCTCCTTGATCTTCTGCGCGCCCTGCAGTTGGTCCTTCTCGGCCTGCCACTTGGCGGTCAGTTCGGCCGACTCCTGCTCCAGGTCGGACAGCTCGCGCTCCAGGTTGACCAAGCGGTCGCGCGACGCGGAATCCTGCTCGCGCTTCAGTGCCTCGCGCTCGATCTTCAGCTGGATGATGCGGCGGTCCAGCTCGTCGATGGCCTCCGGCTTGCTGTCCACCGCCATGCGCAGGCGGCTCGCCGCCTCGTCGATCAGGTCGATGGCCTTGTCGGGCAGGAAGCGGTCGGTGATGTAGCGGTTGGACAGGGTCGCCGCCGACACGATGGCGCTGTCGGTGATGCGCACGCCATGGTGGACCTCGTAGCGTTCCTTCAGGCCGCGCAGGATAGAGATGGTGTCCTCCACCGTCGGCTCCGACACGAAAACCGGCTGGAAACGCCGGGCCAGCGCCGCGTCCTTCTCGATATACTTGCGGAACTCGTCCAGCGTGGTGGCGCCGACGCAATGCAGTTCGCCCCGCGCCAGCGCCGGCTTCAGCATGTTGGAGGCGTCCATCGCGCCGTCCGACTTGCCGGCGCCGACCAGCGTGTGCAGCTCGTCGATGAAGACGACGATCTCGCCGGCCGCCGCCTGGATTTCCGACAGCACGGCCTTCAGCCGCTCCTCGAACTCGCCGCGATACTTGGCGCCGGCCACCAGCGCGCCGAGGTCGAGCGACAGCAACTGCTTGTTCTTCAGGCCTTCCGGCACGTCGCCCTTGACGATGCGCTGGGCAAGCCCCTCGACGATGGCGGTCTTGCCGACGCCGGGCTCGCCGATCAGCACCGGATTGTTCTTGGTGCGGCGGGCCAGCACCTGGATGGTGCGGCGGATTTCCTCGTCGCGGCCGATGACGGGATCGAGCTTGCCATCGCGCGCCGCGGCGGTCAGGTCGCGGGCGTATTTCTTCAGCGCGTCATAGCCCTGCTCGGCACTGGCGCTGTCGGCGGTGCGGCCCTTGCGGATGTCGTTGATGGCGGTGTTCAGCGCCTGCGGTGTCACGCCGGCAGCCTTCAGCGCCTTGCCCGACGGGGTACCGTCGGCCATGGCCAGCGCCAGCAGGATGCGTTCGGCGGTGACGAAGCTGTCGCCGGCCTTCTCGGCGACCTTCTCCGCCTGTTCGAAGACGCGGGAGAGTTCGGGCGTCAGATAGAGCTGGCCGGCGCCGCTGCCCTCGACCTTCGGCAGCCTGTCCAGTTCGGCATCGACCGCCGACAGGGCCGCCTTGGGGTCGCCGCCCGCCGCACGGATCAGGTTGGCGGCAAGGCCTTCCTTGTCGTCCAGCAGCGTCTTCAGCAGATGTTCCGGGGTCAGGCGCTGATGCCCACGGCGCACGGCCAGGGTCTGCGCGGCCTGAATGAACCCGCGGCTGCGCTCGGTGTATTGCTCGAAATCCATGATGCTCCCCTTCTCCTGTCGACCGTCCGCGAGGCAGCCCGGTCAACGTGATCCACGCAACTGTGCGATCCGCAAGGATGCTGCCGAAGATGTAGGCAAGGCAGCAGGCCATGCAAGACCATCGGCGCAGAAAGGTTATCGCTGGAGAAACGCCGCCACAGCACCTTCCGCCAGACCGGCTAGGACCGGGAAAAAGAGGTAGCGCGCCACCCGCCGATTGCCCCCTACACCATCGCTGCCGCCCACAGCTAGACTGCCTTCAACCTGCCCGCCGCCTCTCACCCGTCGCCTCCCATTGGCTCCCCGTTCCGGATTTCATCATGACCGATCTGGCCGCCTCCGGTTCCCCAACCAGCACAAAGCCGGCACCCGCCGATCAGCCGATGCCCCGAACCATGACGGCCCGCCTGCTCCGCCTCGCCTGGACCCTGCGCGGGGTCTGGCACCGGATCGCCCGGCCACTGACCATGGGGGTGCGGGCGATCATCATTGACGAGTCGAATCAGCCATCCCCCAGCGTCCTGCTGATCCGCCACAGCTATGTCGATGGCTGGCATCTGCCGGGCGGCGGCGTCGGGCGAGGGGAGACGCTGGTCGACGCCATGCGGCGCGAGGTGCGGGAGGAGGTCGGGCTGATCGCCGACCGTCCCGCTCAGCCTTTGGGCATCTATGCCCGCTTCCGCAACGGGGCGAGCGACCATGTGGCAGTCTATGTCGTGCCCGGTTGGAGCGGCATCCCCAAGGCCGATGGGGTGGAGATCGTGGAGACGCGTTTCTTCCCGCTCGACCGGCTGCCTGCCGGGCTATCGCCGGCGACCGGGCGGCGTCTGGAGGAATTTCTTGGCCGCCGGCCCGTCGCCGAACGCTGGTAGGGGCACCAGATCAAGGGGGTGGAGCGGGCGGTTCGGGCGATCCGGCCTGCCATACCCCAGCCGCAGGGTGAGAAACAGGCACCGCATCGGTTGACAGGGACGCTCCGGCCCTTTCATTGTGCA from Azospirillum sp. TSH100 carries:
- a CDS encoding aspartate aminotransferase family protein, translating into MTAPVSTAGNSAASRDKAFVLHPYTNLHAHETQGPMIIERGEGIRVFDDGGKEYIEGMASLWCVSLGWGEERLVQAATRQMRQLSTYHIFGHKSHEPGIDLAEKLIGLAPVPMSKVFFANSGSEANDTAIKLIWYYNNALGRPEKKKILSRQRAYHGVTVATASLTGLPNNHRDFDLPIARILHGDCPHQYRNGLEGESEEAFATRLAEQLEALILAEGPDTIAAMFAEPVMGAGGVVVPPATYFAKIQPVLKKYDILLVADEVICGFGRTGNFWGSQTMGMQPDILTCAKQLSSGYLPISAVMVTDAIYRACVEESRKIGTFGHGYTYSAHPVAAAVALETLTIYEERDIVGHVRSVAPAFQSRLKALAAHPLVGEARGVGLIGALELVADKATKLSFDPPGRAGALVNGLAQDNGLIVRAMGDSIALCPPLVISEAEIHQTFDRLTKALDSAVPVLRG
- a CDS encoding bifunctional 2-polyprenyl-6-hydroxyphenol methylase/3-demethylubiquinol 3-O-methyltransferase UbiG; its protein translation is MSIDDLRAQYEAYPYPARNPADESRRLITGSPSHLDELVQHVFGGRIDHGKPLRVLVAGGGTGDGTIMLAQQMADAGNPGRIAYIDLSDASRAVAEARAKARGLTNIDFRRGSLLELDGLVSEAGPFDYIDCCGVLHHLDDPSAGLRSLAGALAPGGGIGIMVYAPYGRTGVYPMQEALRGMTEGLPPAEKVALARRLIQALPPTNWLLNNPHISDHRLADANLYDLLLHSCDRPYSVPQLAELAESAGLAIATLIDPLRYEPSLWIKDARILKQLAGLGMLERAAWTERITGAFTKHIAYLLRPADLEAARIMPDGPDVVPVLRDIDGKTVAQAVPPGGSLEFDLMGSVVALPLPRLAGPILSRVDGRTSLGALHAAIEPTTKVTWDQFLTQFRQLFDALGGLGKMHLRRG
- the clpB gene encoding ATP-dependent chaperone ClpB, yielding MDFEQYTERSRGFIQAAQTLAVRRGHQRLTPEHLLKTLLDDKEGLAANLIRAAGGDPKAALSAVDAELDRLPKVEGSGAGQLYLTPELSRVFEQAEKVAEKAGDSFVTAERILLALAMADGTPSGKALKAAGVTPQALNTAINDIRKGRTADSASAEQGYDALKKYARDLTAAARDGKLDPVIGRDEEIRRTIQVLARRTKNNPVLIGEPGVGKTAIVEGLAQRIVKGDVPEGLKNKQLLSLDLGALVAGAKYRGEFEERLKAVLSEIQAAAGEIVVFIDELHTLVGAGKSDGAMDASNMLKPALARGELHCVGATTLDEFRKYIEKDAALARRFQPVFVSEPTVEDTISILRGLKERYEVHHGVRITDSAIVSAATLSNRYITDRFLPDKAIDLIDEAASRLRMAVDSKPEAIDELDRRIIQLKIEREALKREQDSASRDRLVNLERELSDLEQESAELTAKWQAEKDQLQGAQKIKEDLEKARTELETAQRDGNWGRAGELAYGVIPGLEKALKDAEEHASSRMLNEEVRDGDIAAVVSRWTGVPVDKMLAGEREKLLAMEDKLRGRVIGQDEAIVAVSNAVRRARAGLQDPNRPIGSFLFLGPTGVGKTELTKALAEFLFDDETAMVRLDMSEYMEKHSVARMIGAPPGYVGYEEGGALTEAVRRRPYQVVLFDEVEKAHPDVFNVLLQVLDDGRLTDGQGRTVDFRNVVIIMTSNLGSQALAEQAEGEDSAAVRDEVMEAVRAHFRPEFLNRLDEILLFHRLDRRHMGGIVKIQLGRLTRMLADREITLTVDEAATEWLAEAGYDPVYGARPLKRVIQRELQNPLATLILEGRIKDGQTVAVGAEGGSLTIDGQPVGGLVRKG
- a CDS encoding NUDIX domain-containing protein: MTDLAASGSPTSTKPAPADQPMPRTMTARLLRLAWTLRGVWHRIARPLTMGVRAIIIDESNQPSPSVLLIRHSYVDGWHLPGGGVGRGETLVDAMRREVREEVGLIADRPAQPLGIYARFRNGASDHVAVYVVPGWSGIPKADGVEIVETRFFPLDRLPAGLSPATGRRLEEFLGRRPVAERW